Proteins found in one Aneurinibacillus uraniidurans genomic segment:
- a CDS encoding antibiotic biosynthesis monooxygenase family protein: MYVVMNVLQVPKAMQGRMTEMFGKSAERMKEVPGCLEFQFLGSLDMDKQIVYTKWDSEQSFRAWTESDSFRRAHAHSNENNPATGSQLEIYEVLHGAVYDNK, translated from the coding sequence ATGTATGTAGTAATGAATGTCCTGCAAGTCCCCAAAGCAATGCAAGGTCGGATGACTGAGATGTTTGGCAAGAGCGCGGAGCGAATGAAAGAAGTTCCAGGCTGTCTGGAATTCCAATTCCTTGGTAGCCTGGATATGGACAAGCAGATTGTGTATACGAAGTGGGATAGTGAACAATCATTCCGCGCTTGGACTGAGAGTGACTCCTTCCGCCGTGCACATGCGCATTCGAATGAAAATAATCCAGCGACAGGTTCACAGCTTGAAATTTATGAAGTGCTGCATGGAGCCGTATACGATAATAAATAA
- the rnhA gene encoding ribonuclease HI: protein MKEIIIYTDGACSGNPGPGGWGAVLLYGKHRREMSGSEDNTTNNRMELKAAVEALKALTEPCIVKLHSDSAYMVNCFKQGWHKNWVRNGWKNSKKQPVENQDLWKELLGLMETHRVEYIKVKGHADNELNNRCDELATGAIQRR from the coding sequence ATGAAAGAAATTATTATTTATACAGATGGCGCTTGTTCGGGGAATCCAGGGCCAGGTGGCTGGGGCGCAGTGCTGCTGTATGGCAAGCATCGCCGGGAAATGTCGGGCAGTGAAGACAATACGACGAATAATCGAATGGAACTGAAAGCGGCGGTAGAAGCACTGAAAGCTTTGACAGAGCCGTGTATCGTAAAGCTGCACAGTGATAGCGCCTATATGGTGAACTGCTTCAAGCAGGGCTGGCATAAAAACTGGGTGCGCAACGGGTGGAAAAACAGCAAGAAACAGCCTGTGGAGAATCAGGACTTATGGAAAGAACTACTTGGGCTTATGGAGACGCACCGTGTGGAGTATATTAAAGTGAAAGGTCACGCGGATAATGAGCTGAACAATCGCTGTGATGAACTGGCAACAGGAGCCATTCAGCGTCGTTAG
- a CDS encoding MetQ/NlpA family ABC transporter substrate-binding protein: MKKWIVMAILALVVGLLAACGGGGNQQKAETKKIIVGASAVPHAEILKSVQDKLKAQGVDMEIRVFNDYVLPNKALEDKQIDANYFQTTPYLDDFNKKHGTHIKALDGIHLEPMGLYPGKETAKQPKKGAVIAIPNDVSNGARALKLIEAQGWFKLKAGKPLNELTQKDIVENPNNIQIKEMEASMLPRAVGEVDYAVINGNYAMEGGLTPDKAIAMEKKDSEAAKTFANIIAVKEGDENRDEIKKLIAVLKSEDTKKFIQEKYKGSVIPVF; the protein is encoded by the coding sequence ATGAAGAAGTGGATTGTAATGGCAATTCTTGCGCTGGTTGTAGGCCTGCTCGCAGCATGCGGCGGTGGAGGTAACCAGCAAAAAGCAGAAACAAAGAAGATTATTGTAGGGGCAAGTGCAGTTCCGCATGCCGAGATTTTGAAAAGCGTGCAGGACAAGCTGAAAGCACAAGGCGTGGATATGGAAATCCGCGTATTTAACGACTATGTACTTCCGAATAAAGCGCTTGAAGACAAGCAAATTGATGCAAACTATTTCCAGACAACACCTTACCTCGATGATTTTAACAAAAAGCATGGTACACACATTAAAGCGTTAGACGGTATTCACCTTGAGCCGATGGGCTTATACCCTGGTAAAGAAACAGCGAAGCAACCGAAAAAAGGCGCTGTGATCGCAATTCCGAATGATGTATCCAACGGTGCACGCGCATTAAAACTGATTGAAGCACAAGGTTGGTTTAAGCTGAAAGCTGGCAAGCCACTCAACGAGCTGACACAAAAGGATATTGTAGAAAATCCGAACAACATTCAGATTAAAGAAATGGAAGCTTCTATGCTGCCGCGTGCGGTTGGTGAAGTTGATTACGCTGTAATTAATGGTAACTATGCAATGGAAGGCGGCCTAACGCCAGACAAAGCGATCGCAATGGAGAAGAAAGATTCTGAAGCAGCGAAAACATTCGCAAACATCATCGCAGTTAAAGAAGGCGATGAGAACCGTGACGAGATCAAAAAGCTGATCGCAGTGCTGAAATCCGAGGATACGAAGAAATTCATCCAAGAGAAATACAAAGGCTCCGTTATCCCGGTATTTTAA
- the queG gene encoding tRNA epoxyqueuosine(34) reductase QueG has product MNVEQLKQEVIAYAYSIGIDKIGFAAADPFLTLKERLYTHRERGYESGFEEKDIEKRVYPELSMEGARSIISIALAYPSRMEAPPKSEPGAYRGVLARVAWGEDYHNVLRDRLKKLEEFLQAHVPGVQTAIMVDTGALSDRAVAARAGLGWVGKNTSLITHEFGSWVYLGEMLTNVAFPPDTPIEDECGDCTLCIDSCPTGAIVQGGQLDSTRCVAFLTQIKDYIPDEFRTAVGNRLYGCDTCQQVCPKNRKKHVNLHLEFVPDKEAAKPLLQPLLSISKKEFTARFGRSSAAWRGKKPIQRNAILALAHFKDVTAVPALIQLLRRDERPAIRGTAAWALGRIGGEDARAALEMAKNNERDNSVYSEIEKALSKLENVE; this is encoded by the coding sequence ATGAACGTAGAGCAGCTCAAACAGGAAGTAATCGCCTATGCATACAGTATCGGCATTGATAAGATCGGGTTTGCGGCCGCAGACCCGTTTTTGACGTTAAAAGAGCGTTTGTATACACATCGGGAACGTGGATATGAGTCAGGCTTTGAAGAGAAAGACATTGAGAAGCGAGTCTATCCCGAGCTTAGCATGGAAGGAGCACGCTCGATTATTTCGATTGCGCTCGCCTATCCATCGCGTATGGAAGCACCGCCAAAGTCAGAGCCGGGTGCATATCGCGGTGTACTGGCACGGGTTGCCTGGGGCGAAGATTATCATAATGTACTGCGTGATCGACTAAAAAAGCTGGAGGAATTTCTTCAGGCGCACGTCCCGGGTGTGCAGACGGCCATTATGGTCGATACAGGAGCTCTGTCTGATCGAGCGGTAGCTGCACGTGCTGGACTTGGCTGGGTTGGGAAAAATACGTCACTTATTACCCATGAATTCGGTTCATGGGTGTACTTGGGTGAGATGCTGACGAATGTAGCATTTCCACCGGATACACCGATTGAGGATGAATGTGGCGATTGTACGCTTTGTATCGATTCGTGCCCGACTGGTGCGATTGTGCAGGGCGGGCAGCTCGATTCTACGCGTTGCGTTGCTTTTCTTACCCAGATAAAAGACTACATTCCAGACGAGTTCCGTACAGCCGTTGGCAACCGCTTATATGGCTGCGATACATGTCAGCAGGTATGTCCGAAAAACCGTAAAAAACATGTCAATCTACACCTAGAATTCGTCCCGGATAAGGAAGCCGCTAAGCCGCTTTTACAGCCACTTCTGTCGATTAGCAAGAAAGAGTTTACCGCTCGCTTCGGACGTTCATCGGCTGCCTGGCGTGGCAAAAAGCCGATCCAGCGCAATGCGATTTTAGCACTAGCACATTTTAAGGATGTGACGGCTGTTCCAGCACTTATACAGTTACTGCGTCGGGATGAAAGACCTGCTATTCGCGGTACAGCTGCCTGGGCACTTGGGCGAATTGGCGGAGAAGATGCAAGGGCTGCGCTAGAAATGGCGAAAAACAACGAACGGGACAACTCCGTCTACTCTGAAATCGAAAAAGCGCTTTCTAAGCTAGAAAATGTCGAATAA
- a CDS encoding purine/pyrimidine permease, with translation MEAQQEKASTNIYELQDKPPLSVTVTAALQWFFVILSSSLVVPLVVGQAYGLGPADIGVFMQQTFFLIGLASILQVLFGHRLPLTEGPAGMWWGIFIILANLGMAAGKSPQDIGRSLEMGLIITGIMLVGLGVTGIIGKIQKLFTPLVTGGYILLLAVSLSSSLMKGLLGMGYTPGQTGIPPKIALVSIGLIVFTFMMIRSKYKYIRSFAILISMLVGWLIYGLLGWTKPLPEMHGLVSLPTPFFWGTPEFDLGTIMISMLTGLILLTNLVASIVVVGKVVHVQAGEADYRRGGIFTGIAHMLSGTFGIVGLVPLSITAGVIQVTRIASRLPFLIACGLFMLLGMLPQVSRVLSGLPAPVGYAVSFVSFTQLIGFGLQDLGKVTWNERTIMIIGFGLLTGIGIMFVPPEAMLTLPPFVSYIFGNGLVMGVLLIIFLEQIVLREKRKL, from the coding sequence ATGGAAGCACAACAAGAAAAAGCATCAACAAATATATATGAATTACAGGATAAGCCACCGTTATCGGTCACGGTAACCGCAGCACTGCAATGGTTTTTTGTTATACTGTCAAGTTCTTTGGTCGTGCCGCTCGTTGTCGGGCAAGCGTACGGACTTGGACCGGCCGATATCGGCGTATTTATGCAGCAGACGTTTTTTTTGATCGGGCTGGCGTCTATTCTACAAGTACTGTTCGGACATCGACTTCCGCTCACGGAAGGCCCGGCTGGCATGTGGTGGGGGATTTTCATCATTTTAGCCAATCTGGGTATGGCAGCAGGTAAATCTCCACAGGATATCGGACGTTCGCTGGAAATGGGATTGATCATTACCGGCATTATGCTTGTCGGTCTCGGGGTAACAGGTATTATTGGTAAAATTCAAAAGTTGTTTACCCCGCTTGTCACAGGCGGCTATATTTTGCTTCTGGCGGTATCATTAAGCAGCTCGCTTATGAAAGGACTGTTAGGCATGGGTTATACACCAGGGCAGACAGGTATTCCGCCTAAAATCGCACTGGTGTCGATCGGATTGATTGTGTTTACCTTTATGATGATTCGCTCAAAGTATAAATACATCCGCAGCTTTGCGATTCTGATTAGTATGCTTGTAGGCTGGTTGATATATGGACTGCTCGGCTGGACGAAGCCGCTTCCAGAAATGCATGGACTTGTGTCGCTTCCTACGCCGTTCTTTTGGGGGACTCCAGAATTTGATCTTGGGACCATCATGATCTCGATGCTGACGGGATTGATTTTGTTAACGAATCTGGTGGCGAGCATTGTTGTCGTGGGCAAAGTTGTTCATGTACAGGCAGGGGAGGCAGATTATCGGCGCGGCGGTATTTTTACCGGGATAGCGCACATGCTGTCGGGAACATTTGGCATTGTTGGACTTGTCCCGTTGTCCATTACAGCCGGGGTTATTCAAGTAACGCGCATTGCATCGCGCTTGCCTTTTTTGATCGCGTGCGGGCTGTTTATGCTTCTTGGTATGCTGCCGCAGGTGAGTCGAGTGCTGTCGGGGCTGCCGGCCCCAGTCGGTTATGCCGTATCGTTTGTGAGCTTTACGCAGCTTATTGGATTTGGCCTGCAAGATCTGGGGAAAGTAACGTGGAATGAGCGCACCATTATGATCATTGGATTCGGGCTTCTAACTGGGATCGGTATTATGTTTGTGCCGCCAGAAGCGATGCTGACGCTGCCGCCGTTTGTGAGTTATATTTTCGGGAATGGGCTTGTCATGGGTGTACTGCTCATTATTTTCTTGGAGCAAATTGTATTAAGAGAGAAGAGAAAACTGTAA
- a CDS encoding PrkA family serine protein kinase, whose translation MDILRRIADYRAREEQLMWEGTFAEYLEIVRKNPHVAQTAHSRVYNMVKHAGIEHNEDGSRTYNFFSKEIYGLDRAIEKLVEEYFHSAAMRLDVRKRILLLMGPVSGGKSTLVTMLKRGLEQFSRTEEGAVYAIKGCPMQEDPLHLVPHDLRPDIEKELGIKIEGNLSPYNQMRLETEYGGRLEDMPIERILFSEAKRKGIGTFSPSDPKSQDIADLTGSIDFSTITKYGSESDPRAYRFDGELNKANRGLMEFQEMLKCDEKFLWNLLSLTQEGNFKAGRFALISADELIVAHTNESEYKTFISNKKNEALQSRIIVMRVPYNLRVSDEEKIYDKLIKQSDLGHVHIAPHALRAAAIFSIMTRLKDSKKQGVDLLKKLRLYDGGAVEGFKESDIKELQNEFIDEGMSGIDPRYVINRISSALIRRDTECINALDILRALKDGLDQTATVSKEEKERYLTFINIARKEYDELAKKEVQKAFVYSYEESAKTLMDNYLDNVESYCNKSKVRDPITGEEMEADEKLMRSIEEQIGISENAKKAFREEILIRISAYARKGKRFDYNSHERLREAIEKKLFADLKDVVKITTSSKTPDEMQLKKVNEVTARLIDGHGYCPICANELLRYVGSLLNR comes from the coding sequence ATGGATATCCTAAGACGGATCGCAGACTATCGCGCCCGTGAAGAACAACTGATGTGGGAAGGCACGTTCGCCGAGTATTTGGAAATCGTACGCAAAAATCCTCATGTGGCTCAAACTGCACACTCCCGGGTGTATAACATGGTTAAACATGCCGGGATTGAACATAACGAAGATGGAAGCAGAACATACAACTTTTTCAGTAAAGAGATTTATGGTTTAGATCGCGCAATCGAAAAGCTGGTAGAGGAGTATTTCCACTCGGCGGCTATGCGTCTTGATGTACGAAAGCGGATTCTGCTTCTGATGGGGCCGGTTAGTGGCGGAAAATCAACGCTTGTGACGATGTTAAAGCGCGGGTTGGAACAGTTTTCACGTACAGAGGAAGGGGCAGTGTATGCGATTAAGGGATGTCCGATGCAGGAAGATCCCCTGCACCTGGTTCCGCATGACTTGCGCCCGGATATTGAAAAAGAGCTCGGAATCAAAATAGAAGGCAATCTGTCCCCGTATAACCAGATGCGCCTCGAGACAGAATACGGCGGCCGGTTGGAGGATATGCCGATTGAACGTATTTTGTTCTCGGAGGCAAAACGCAAGGGGATTGGAACATTTAGTCCGTCTGATCCAAAATCCCAGGATATCGCGGATTTAACCGGAAGCATTGACTTTTCAACGATTACGAAATACGGTTCGGAGTCCGATCCGCGTGCGTATCGTTTTGATGGAGAGTTGAACAAGGCAAACCGCGGCTTGATGGAGTTCCAGGAAATGCTGAAGTGTGATGAGAAATTCCTCTGGAACTTACTTTCTCTGACACAGGAAGGCAACTTCAAAGCTGGTCGCTTCGCCCTTATTTCGGCAGATGAATTGATTGTGGCTCATACGAATGAATCGGAGTACAAAACGTTCATCTCTAATAAGAAAAACGAGGCATTACAGTCCCGGATTATCGTCATGCGTGTACCGTATAACTTGCGTGTATCAGATGAAGAGAAAATTTACGATAAGCTTATTAAGCAGAGCGATCTTGGTCATGTACACATCGCACCGCATGCGCTCCGAGCTGCAGCCATCTTCTCCATTATGACTCGTCTAAAAGATTCTAAAAAGCAGGGAGTCGATTTGTTGAAGAAGCTCCGTCTTTATGACGGAGGGGCCGTTGAAGGATTTAAAGAATCGGATATTAAAGAGCTGCAGAACGAATTTATTGATGAAGGAATGAGCGGGATCGATCCGCGTTATGTGATCAACCGTATCTCCAGTGCGCTTATTCGTCGCGATACAGAATGCATCAATGCGCTGGATATTTTACGGGCACTTAAGGACGGTCTCGACCAGACTGCCACAGTATCGAAGGAAGAGAAAGAACGATATTTAACGTTTATTAACATCGCCCGCAAAGAGTATGATGAGCTAGCGAAGAAGGAAGTGCAGAAAGCGTTCGTCTACTCATATGAAGAGTCCGCAAAAACGCTCATGGATAACTATCTTGACAATGTGGAGTCGTACTGCAATAAGTCAAAAGTGCGTGACCCGATTACGGGTGAGGAAATGGAAGCAGACGAAAAACTGATGCGTTCGATTGAGGAACAGATTGGCATTTCTGAAAATGCGAAAAAAGCGTTCCGCGAAGAGATTCTCATTCGTATCTCGGCCTATGCTCGCAAAGGTAAGCGTTTTGATTACAACAGTCATGAGCGCCTGCGTGAAGCGATTGAGAAGAAGCTGTTCGCTGATCTGAAAGATGTCGTGAAGATTACAACCTCAAGCAAAACCCCGGATGAAATGCAGCTGAAAAAAGTAAACGAAGTGACCGCCCGTCTTATCGATGGACACGGATACTGCCCGATCTGCGCGAATGAATTACTGCGCTATGTTGGCAGCCTCCTGAATCGATAG
- a CDS encoding DUF3967 domain-containing protein, giving the protein MNAESSESSKQEQDHLERTIRERDERITQMMREKQETRMLLASAEQPSFWRRLFRRV; this is encoded by the coding sequence ATGAACGCTGAATCGTCTGAATCCAGCAAACAGGAGCAAGACCATCTGGAACGAACCATTCGGGAGCGTGATGAACGCATTACACAAATGATGCGTGAAAAACAGGAAACCCGTATGCTTCTTGCCTCCGCAGAGCAGCCGTCCTTCTGGCGCCGCCTTTTTCGTCGAGTATAA
- a CDS encoding MFS transporter encodes MNRFFVLLILVLVAGASQGLILPLLSLLLEKQGVAASVNSLSAAALYVGALLAVFFVEKPLVRYGYKALLVVGLVMVVSSTVLFAIIGYSFVIWLILRFLVGVGDSILHYATQTWIADRSPENKRGRYMSLYGLMYSLGFSIGPLGINLLAYGTWVPFIVMGSMFGMTGLLLYTIRNERPPARKGGSSSKTYGRVYVLVWLPLLAPFLYGLMEAALNVSFPIYATELHISDGWISLILPSFVLGSLLLQVPLGMLSDRFGPRPILRICAVIGGLVFFIVPFVGDHVYGLIILFALAGIFVGSFFGLGLAYVAMLLPRTLLASGNVLASLHFDSGSLIGPGLGGLAMEAFGRASLFYMLGSFLFLFALAGVFFRHRAF; translated from the coding sequence ATGAATCGATTTTTTGTATTACTTATTCTTGTGCTGGTAGCAGGGGCGAGTCAGGGATTGATTTTGCCTTTGCTGTCATTGTTGTTAGAAAAACAGGGAGTTGCTGCTTCTGTAAACAGTTTGAGTGCGGCCGCGCTTTATGTCGGTGCGCTACTCGCTGTTTTTTTTGTGGAAAAGCCGCTTGTTCGCTATGGGTACAAAGCGCTGCTTGTTGTCGGACTGGTCATGGTCGTCAGCAGTACAGTTTTATTTGCTATTATTGGATATTCCTTTGTTATCTGGCTTATTCTGCGTTTTCTTGTCGGAGTAGGGGATAGCATTCTGCATTATGCGACCCAGACGTGGATTGCGGATCGAAGCCCGGAAAATAAGCGCGGGCGGTATATGTCACTGTATGGTTTGATGTATAGTCTCGGGTTTAGTATCGGGCCGCTGGGCATTAACCTGCTGGCGTATGGAACTTGGGTTCCGTTTATCGTAATGGGTAGCATGTTTGGTATGACAGGCCTTTTGTTGTATACGATTCGCAATGAACGACCACCTGCCAGAAAAGGAGGAAGTTCTTCGAAGACATATGGGCGTGTGTATGTGCTGGTTTGGTTACCGCTGCTTGCGCCATTTTTGTATGGCTTAATGGAGGCTGCGCTCAATGTTAGCTTCCCCATTTATGCGACGGAGCTGCACATCTCAGATGGCTGGATTTCTTTGATTTTACCATCGTTTGTACTGGGGAGTCTGCTGCTGCAAGTGCCGCTTGGTATGCTGAGTGATCGGTTTGGACCGCGACCTATTTTGCGTATATGTGCGGTAATTGGCGGGCTTGTCTTTTTTATCGTGCCGTTTGTTGGCGACCATGTGTATGGTTTGATCATTTTGTTTGCGTTGGCCGGGATATTTGTTGGCTCATTTTTTGGCCTGGGACTTGCCTATGTGGCGATGTTGTTGCCGCGCACGTTGCTCGCCTCTGGAAATGTGCTTGCTTCCCTTCATTTTGACAGTGGCAGTTTGATCGGTCCAGGACTTGGCGGATTGGCGATGGAAGCGTTCGGTAGGGCATCTTTGTTCTATATGCTTGGGAGCTTCTTGTTCTTATTTGCACTGGCTGGAGTGTTTTTCCGACATCGGGCTTTTTGA
- a CDS encoding methylated-DNA--[protein]-cysteine S-methyltransferase, translating into MKPEMYYTVYHSPLGPITLAATQKGLCLVEFGEGDSVILSLKRWAKKWLRTESVLHAPELFVDVIRQLDEYFAGVRREFDISLDVYGTEFQKIVWEQLRCIPYGETRSYKDIALAINAAKAVRAIGGANNKNPLSIFIPCHRVIGSNGALVGYGGGLDIKESLLQLEGILEKTEVGMV; encoded by the coding sequence GTGAAGCCGGAAATGTACTATACCGTGTATCACAGCCCCCTCGGTCCGATTACGCTGGCAGCGACACAGAAAGGTCTATGTCTGGTGGAATTCGGGGAGGGAGATTCTGTCATACTTTCGTTAAAGCGCTGGGCGAAGAAATGGCTGCGAACGGAAAGTGTGCTGCATGCCCCGGAACTATTCGTAGATGTTATCCGGCAGCTGGACGAATATTTTGCGGGTGTGCGTCGTGAATTTGACATTTCACTTGATGTGTATGGCACAGAATTTCAGAAGATTGTATGGGAACAGTTGCGCTGCATTCCATATGGGGAGACGCGCTCTTATAAGGATATTGCGCTTGCGATTAACGCCGCGAAAGCAGTGCGAGCGATTGGCGGAGCGAACAATAAGAATCCGTTGTCTATTTTTATTCCTTGTCATCGTGTGATCGGTTCCAATGGTGCGCTCGTCGGATATGGCGGCGGCCTGGATATAAAAGAAAGTTTGCTACAGTTAGAGGGCATCTTGGAGAAAACAGAAGTTGGCATGGTATAG
- a CDS encoding amidase domain-containing protein, with protein sequence MAQWQKTLAQYLSYRAKLLVEDSHEISEIAQVKNAALPIIEACNRQRNRLKSYNMQPVRGRLDVLELGVERQTVREVIVRVKAREWYMYAWEDHTGEQEKVRESRITLIYQDGCWSVAADETVRGPQSVEIAERDLLWAREEDERGVATKQQPQTYVYDRIAAVRYAELWWNSHNPEYRYFEDDCTNYISQCLHAGGVPMKSTGNRATGWWYRGGDSPGAVWSYSWTVANIFRWMLERGSPIYTEKKESPYELTIGDIICYDFEGNGRWDHSTIIVAKDFFGNPLVNAHTVNSRMRYWDYTDSTAYTKNIKYSFYHIL encoded by the coding sequence ATGGCACAATGGCAAAAAACGCTCGCGCAATATTTGTCCTACCGGGCGAAGCTGCTGGTGGAGGACAGTCATGAGATTAGCGAAATTGCGCAAGTAAAGAATGCTGCTCTGCCGATAATTGAGGCATGCAACCGCCAGCGTAATCGGCTTAAGTCATACAATATGCAGCCGGTGCGAGGCAGGCTCGATGTGCTCGAATTAGGTGTGGAGCGACAGACGGTGAGAGAGGTCATCGTGCGTGTAAAAGCAAGAGAATGGTATATGTATGCCTGGGAAGATCATACGGGAGAGCAGGAGAAAGTACGAGAATCTCGTATTACGCTCATCTATCAAGATGGATGCTGGAGCGTTGCCGCCGATGAGACAGTGCGGGGTCCTCAATCTGTAGAAATCGCAGAGCGGGATCTATTATGGGCACGTGAGGAAGATGAGCGAGGAGTGGCTACTAAGCAACAACCGCAGACGTACGTATACGACAGGATTGCGGCGGTGCGGTATGCGGAGCTGTGGTGGAACAGCCACAATCCAGAATATCGTTATTTTGAGGATGATTGTACCAATTACATCTCGCAGTGTTTGCACGCAGGCGGGGTTCCTATGAAAAGTACGGGAAACCGCGCAACGGGCTGGTGGTATCGAGGGGGAGATAGTCCGGGTGCTGTGTGGAGTTATAGCTGGACTGTGGCTAACATCTTCCGCTGGATGCTTGAGCGTGGCAGCCCAATTTACACCGAGAAAAAAGAGTCGCCGTATGAGCTTACCATCGGCGATATTATTTGCTATGATTTTGAAGGGAATGGACGATGGGATCATTCGACTATTATTGTCGCGAAAGATTTTTTTGGGAACCCGCTTGTGAATGCACATACGGTAAATAGCCGCATGCGATACTGGGATTATACAGATTCAACGGCATATACGAAGAATATCAAATATTCATTCTACCATATTTTGTAG
- a CDS encoding HAD family hydrolase, with protein sequence MTEPRAILFDLDGTLLTMDTEAFVKRYIERLGAYTAHIIEPQKLGASLWEATKHVMQDDDGTKTNAEVFQQKFLDLTGLAYDTVWPVFDQFYADEFPVLQEDCGPHPYAAKVVEEAKRQGYHVVVATNPVFPGVSIIERLRWAGFAAEDFVHVTVFEEAHYCKPNPNYFREISESIGIPPERCIMIGNDMQQDMVAEEVGMQTFLVEDYKIDRGVPQHRVTASGMMKQLYDMLVSQQGPFIKKSE encoded by the coding sequence ATGACGGAGCCGCGTGCAATTTTATTTGATTTAGATGGGACACTGCTGACGATGGATACGGAAGCGTTCGTAAAGCGATACATAGAACGTCTCGGAGCCTATACGGCGCATATTATCGAGCCGCAAAAGCTTGGCGCATCACTTTGGGAAGCGACAAAGCATGTCATGCAAGACGATGATGGCACGAAAACGAATGCTGAAGTATTCCAACAGAAGTTTCTTGATCTGACTGGATTGGCGTATGATACGGTGTGGCCAGTATTCGATCAGTTTTATGCGGATGAGTTTCCGGTATTGCAGGAAGACTGCGGCCCGCATCCATATGCCGCAAAAGTGGTGGAAGAAGCGAAGCGGCAGGGGTATCATGTTGTTGTCGCTACGAATCCGGTATTTCCAGGTGTTTCAATTATTGAACGCCTGCGCTGGGCAGGATTTGCTGCGGAAGATTTCGTGCATGTGACGGTATTTGAAGAGGCTCATTACTGCAAGCCAAATCCGAATTACTTCCGGGAGATCAGTGAATCTATCGGCATTCCACCTGAACGCTGTATTATGATCGGGAATGATATGCAGCAGGATATGGTCGCAGAAGAAGTTGGAATGCAAACTTTTTTGGTGGAAGATTATAAAATCGATCGTGGTGTACCACAGCACCGCGTTACAGCGTCAGGAATGATGAAACAGCTGTATGATATGCTTGTAAGCCAGCAGGGACCTTTCATAAAAAAGTCTGAATAA
- the trmL gene encoding tRNA (uridine(34)/cytosine(34)/5-carboxymethylaminomethyluridine(34)-2'-O)-methyltransferase TrmL — MAFNIVLHEPLIPANTGNIARTCAATKTRLHLIKPLGFSTDDRYLKRAGLDYWYAVDLTYYESFDDFMDKNPDCRLFFIETNGAIYHSAAEYRDGDFFVFGKETTGIPVDIMEKYPGQIIRIPMSDATRSLNLSNTAAVILYEALRQIGYPGMS, encoded by the coding sequence ATGGCGTTTAATATCGTGTTGCACGAGCCGCTTATTCCAGCCAATACAGGGAATATCGCGCGTACGTGCGCCGCAACGAAAACCCGGCTGCATCTGATTAAACCGCTTGGGTTCTCGACAGATGACCGCTATTTAAAGCGGGCTGGACTCGATTACTGGTATGCGGTTGATTTGACCTATTATGAGTCGTTTGACGACTTTATGGACAAGAATCCAGATTGCCGCCTGTTTTTTATCGAAACGAACGGAGCTATATACCATTCCGCAGCTGAATATCGGGATGGTGATTTTTTTGTGTTTGGGAAGGAGACGACCGGGATTCCAGTCGACATTATGGAGAAGTACCCCGGCCAGATTATCCGTATTCCGATGAGCGATGCGACGCGTTCGCTCAATTTGTCTAACACGGCAGCTGTGATTTTGTACGAAGCGCTGCGCCAGATCGGATATCCCGGTATGAGTTAA